From the genome of Prunus persica cultivar Lovell chromosome G8, Prunus_persica_NCBIv2, whole genome shotgun sequence:
TGCATGATCCATTTATAAGTGCAGAAGGCAGATGCATTATGCATACAGTAGAACATGCCATGGAAAGATAACGACCAATTCTCttcaatctatatatatatatatttcattgaGATGTAATTTCGTAGTGACGAGTGAGGAGGACCACATCTGCTTCAATTTTCGGGGCCCACCCGTACTCAAGCTGACATGTTTCTGCTCTCTGTAGGCCATATCTGTATGTTCTTGgttcttgtttttgtcttAATATcttggttggttttgatttgattacATACGTACAGAGAGAGCTTGAATTGATAGATatatcaaataaatttattaagaGAGACATCTTTGTAACACATACTTCCTATTGTATTTCGGGGATCTCATCGTCAAATTTTCAGGttttaattcataaattaattttgcaAAAGATCACTCAAATCAGAAAATACTTGCCACTGAATTAATAGGCAATCATTTTAGTCTTTCTTGAAAAAATTGTGTACgtctatttaattattttattataattaactAATTACGATTCCTCTAAATTTTTTCAAAGATATTCTATGAATAAATACCTGATAAAATAAGGGCATATGATAAACTAATAATCATAGAAAGCAACTTTGAATGTATAAAAGTCAAATGTGATGAGCTCAGCAGAAATTAATAGCCATAAAGTTAGCAAAATATTAATTGACTCGCTCGatcatatattaatataaaaaatttattgtaatattatatataggtataaatatatgtatatgccgtgacattttttttttaaccatgGCAATGTGACAGTACTGAACTCGATCCCTAACTacagaagaacaaaaattgtAAAACGAAATTAACTAACAAGAAGTTAAAATGCCTTTGTAATTAGCATCCAATTAAGACCGTGAGAAAACTTCAAATCCTGAAAAATCAAAGGAGCTCCAATTATCACTACAAAGATTGGTGGGGATGTTCATATGATCATCATCGGACGGTAGTGAATAGTCCAGCTCTTGCAGATGCACCATGGGCTGCCATGAAAAACTAGCAGTGCTACTCGTCAAAGACGACGTCGTTGCTGCATCATCGGACCAAAACACATCTTGCACCACTTGGTCGTCGTTTCCTAGCAAACCCTGTAACCCAAATTCGTGAATATTCATATCATCTTGTTCATCATGATTAATTCCCATAAAACTCTgaacattttcttcttgtatttgttgatgttgATGATCAGGAGCTACTAGGCCTCCAAGCAAGTGATCAACGGCTTCAACAAGATCTTGATCAGCCCTTGAAGAATTTTGGGACCCATCAACATCATTTAGCTCTGAGCTGGAAATTACCAAATTGGGTTCATGATCTTGATCAAGATGATCATGCTCATCAGCAGGGCTGGAGGAGTTGTTGTTCAAAAACTTGGCAAACACAGCAGCCAAATCAATATCTGATCCATTGCCTCCACCTGGCTGGTTATCAGTACCACTTGAGTACTGCCCAGATGTGTCATCAGAACTACTCGAGTTATGATTAAAGTAAGACAAAGAAGCGCGGTCAGCCTGCGAGAGCTTGGCCGCCTTCCCGCGGCGATTCTTGCGACAACCGCCACCTACAGGCACGTTGCGCAAAGAACCGCCTTTGGTCCAATACCTCCTGCACCCTTTGCAAAAGTACCTAGGCTGCGAGAGGCTGTAGTTGTTGTAGTAGCAAAATTTGGTGTTGGAAGAGGCACAGCGAGGACAATTTGGGGCAACCTCAATGTGGGGCTTGTTCCATGATCTCTTGTCCATCATGATGAACGCCCCAGACGGGCATTGCAGCATCTGCTCAACAGGAGCTGAGAACATTTTCTGGCAAcacaaaatggtattttcaaGTGGAATGTGGAAATGAGTTTGTGGAGAAAAGAGAGGTTGGGGGGTATATAATAAGAGGGTTTGGGATTTAGGAAGGTATGCGTTCGAGTTAGTGCAAGGGCATGTGTGGGGGTGTGTGCGTGTGCGTGTGCGTGGGTGTGGGAGAGAAATTTGTTCGGGAAGGGTAGGTGAAATTACCAATTTAGATATTGTGGGGTTGAAGATGAACGTGGGCGGTTGGGCGAAGCGTTAGGACCAAGGAAGGGTGTGAATTCGtgagattttgattttggtatGCAAAGTGTGTTATTTTCATGTATGCATGTTATGGCGCGCTCGTTACTAGGCGGATTAGCCGCGGCTCCTTCGGCTCACGTGGCATTTCTTCATTGGGCACATTCATATGGGATGAGAGTGATTGTGGTTGATAAGTCAAAGCTTATTAGTTGTCATAGTTTCTGTTTTGTGGGTTTCAAATTACCAATTTGGCCTTGCCAGTACCATCATGTGAAAGCTGTATGTCCCTCATACATATGGTCCTGTCCTAGGGATCAGAGAACTTGCACTCCCAGCAATGAGTTTGAGGAATAAATGCTTAATTATAACTTAAGAGGATGAAGGTTATTAGAAGCATTAATTATAGTCGCAAAATTACAAGTATATATACCTAATCTTGTGGTTTTGTCTATTTTGTTAGTGTCCATATTTATAGACCTTGCCTAAAATAAACACAAGAATTGAAAGCAACAGAAGAAATTCGGGACATACCCTCACATATAAGGTAAAAGTTCGACTCTCACATTCTCATTCTCTTAATAGCATCTAATATCTGCAAATAAGAGTACTTGCTCTTGGTGTAATGATCTTGCCTAAAAACGTTTAACAATAGGTTTTAGAGTGGCAAattcatgaatttttctttttgtggagATGTGATAAAGAATCTCTTAAATGACCCTTAACCCAAAAAACCAGCATACAattgttggcgtgacttgtggatattgacttactttccttacacaccaagaattcctattataattgtaattgatttactttaattcctgatttcctactgcaaatagatttaggaatttattatttacttcacattcaggtttcgttgtattataaatatgacctcctacaaggagaagaatacacagaaaattcccacaaacaaatattctctcatagttttaatattttagcatggtatcagagcctagtTCGATCTAGGGACCTGTGCTTGtgttcttcttgaaatttatGTGCTCTTCTCCCCCCTTGagaggggggagggggagtgaaagggatatgtttattgacctatcccaattaccttgacatatttccatgaagatgttgcttatttcttgactccgacgaccccttctcttcaaggggagaggaagattgaagagaagttgtgtctgagtgaattagctaaagtttatatggaagaatttattgtTGCCACTGCCGTGCTCATGGGGTTtcggtgttctgccttacctattgccctgctcacagggtttctgtgttctgccttatcaaTTGCTGTGCTCACacagtttctgtgttctgccttacctactgccgtgctcacagggtttctgtgttctgccttatctacacccgtgctcacagggtttctgtgttttgctatgtgccctattttttagggtttgctcttgtgtttccgctgtgaactttgttttagtttgtcacttgtttcactcgtggttgactaaaagatcttctctacaattggtgtttctcaagtatggtgtcctgtgactcgcttgtcaagttgggcctgcgaaatatctttgcccaacttgatggggagtgttggcgagtccttatttcattagaattttggttacttaccaattatattttgtcctattgtaatagagattattttatttagtgttatgggggttgatgattttttcaaccctcatagaggtagcaccaccgactcattctctcattctccaccaaccatcgttgagttgagtgcccagatggctccgctcctacagatgcagacttttaCCCCGAACCTAATCCAGAAttaggatcctcttttgacgaccccgaccccgactctgACTATGACGAcaacgaccccgaccccgaccccgactccgaagacgaccccgaccccgactccgaagacgacctcgaccccgactccgaagacgacctcgaccccgaccccaactccgaagacgaccccgacccccactccgatgatgaccccaaccccgaatttggctctgattcagaccctgatcccgATTTCAACTCTGACTCCGGCCTCGACTCAGGCTCATattccgatcccaattcctactcaactgtatcctatgcatcttccgctgcacagattatgacttctcgacTAACGACTCCGACACATGGACTAGATtgcgcattttgtgaaatccgaggatccattggcggatattttgacaaatgcgattttcagtaaagcattccacaattcactagatcagttgggcattggcgacatctatgcaccaacgtgaggaggagtgttggcgtgacttgtggatattgacttactttccttacacaccaagaattcctattataattgtaattgatttactttaattcctgatttcctactgcaaatagatttaggaatttattatttacttcacattcaggtttcgttgtattataaatatgacctcctacaaggagaagaatacacagaaaattcccacaaacaaatattctctcatagttttaatattttagcaacAATTACTAATAAGGGCAATAACCTATTTAATGTGTCTTAATGGGGTCAATTTACCCCGCTAAGCACAACCTAACTATAAGTTAAGAGGATGAGGGTCATTATCAATAACTTTAACGATAAGTTAATAAGATGCTAACTATTACTAATTGGACTACTCCACAACGtaacttcataatttaaaccgtttaatatattttaagacCCGGACGCGTGATTACCATACGAAGTTCACATGTACGC
Proteins encoded in this window:
- the LOC18768640 gene encoding dof zinc finger protein DOF1.2, encoding MFSAPVEQMLQCPSGAFIMMDKRSWNKPHIEVAPNCPRCASSNTKFCYYNNYSLSQPRYFCKGCRRYWTKGGSLRNVPVGGGCRKNRRGKAAKLSQADRASLSYFNHNSSSSDDTSGQYSSGTDNQPGGGNGSDIDLAAVFAKFLNNNSSSPADEHDHLDQDHEPNLVISSSELNDVDGSQNSSRADQDLVEAVDHLLGGLVAPDHQHQQIQEENVQSFMGINHDEQDDMNIHEFGLQGLLGNDDQVVQDVFWSDDAATTSSLTSSTASFSWQPMVHLQELDYSLPSDDDHMNIPTNLCSDNWSSFDFSGFEVFSRS